From Roseburia hominis, the proteins below share one genomic window:
- a CDS encoding tripartite tricarboxylate transporter substrate binding protein, with protein MKKKIALLLAGLMVVSLCACAQTGESSAKEEKESKTVSVDFPKKNKQINIIVPYAAGGVSDATMRVFAPQLEEELGVNVTISNITGASGIVGLTSAQTSAADGYTLAYVPVELTMFKSLGQSDLGVDDFDYVCRIYTAPTVLSVRADSGYDTLEDFINYAKEHPGELTVGNSGAGGIMQLGAAAFAKSCGIEVNHVPFNEGIAGSVAAVLGGTCDACVTSPSDVVSYVQSGDFKVLASMSEKRSSALPDVQTASELGYDVTCLCFGGLAVPKGTPQEVIDILTKAAKAASESDEMLEFYETHGTDLDYLDSGDFAKYLHESEENLGGLIKELGINE; from the coding sequence ATGAAGAAAAAAATAGCGTTGCTGCTTGCCGGACTAATGGTAGTGTCTTTATGTGCATGTGCACAAACGGGGGAATCTTCTGCTAAGGAAGAAAAAGAAAGTAAAACGGTATCGGTTGATTTCCCGAAAAAGAATAAACAAATTAATATAATCGTTCCGTATGCTGCGGGTGGCGTAAGTGATGCAACCATGCGGGTTTTTGCTCCACAGTTAGAGGAGGAGCTCGGAGTGAACGTAACAATTTCCAATATTACAGGTGCATCCGGAATCGTAGGGCTTACCTCAGCTCAGACAAGTGCGGCGGATGGATACACGCTGGCGTATGTTCCGGTTGAGCTTACCATGTTCAAGTCTCTTGGCCAGAGTGATCTCGGGGTCGATGATTTTGATTATGTTTGCCGGATCTATACAGCGCCAACCGTCCTGAGCGTGAGGGCCGACAGCGGGTATGATACTTTAGAAGACTTTATCAATTATGCGAAAGAACATCCGGGCGAACTTACAGTGGGCAATTCCGGTGCAGGCGGAATCATGCAGTTAGGGGCAGCGGCATTTGCGAAGTCCTGCGGTATCGAAGTAAATCATGTACCGTTTAACGAAGGAATTGCAGGTTCTGTAGCGGCCGTACTCGGAGGCACATGCGACGCATGCGTCACCTCGCCGTCTGACGTTGTGTCATATGTTCAGTCCGGCGACTTTAAAGTCTTAGCTTCCATGAGCGAGAAACGTTCAAGTGCGTTACCGGATGTTCAGACAGCTTCAGAACTTGGCTATGACGTGACCTGTCTTTGCTTTGGAGGGCTTGCTGTTCCGAAGGGAACTCCGCAGGAAGTAATAGACATTCTTACAAAGGCGGCTAAAGCGGCAAGTGAATCTGATGAAATGCTGGAATTTTATGAGACGCACGGAACGGATCTGGATTATCTTGATTCCGGGGATTTTGCCAAGTATCTTCATGAGAGTGAGGAAAATCTGGGAGGCCTGATCAAGGAACTTGGAATTAACGAGTGA
- a CDS encoding PilT/PilU family type 4a pilus ATPase — translation MDTKNILEHAAELHASDLFIIAGRPLSYRKDEQILAEDGQRLLPEDTFQMIQDIYRLAENRDMERLHITGDDDFSFALPGICRFRINAYKQRGSLAAVIRIINFSLPTPEEMHIPSNIISLGQLNKGLVLVTGPAGSGKSTTLACIIDHINHTAEKHIITLEDPLEYFHRHNKSIVSQREINTDTENYVTALRAALRQSPDVILLGEMRDYETIQTAMTAAETGHLVFSTLHTVGAANTIDRIIDVFPANQQQQIAVQLSMTLQAVISQQFVPDKDGHSMPAFEFLTVNSAIRNMIRDNKVPQIDGMLYSASGNNNMYSMDTCLADYYKRGIISKDTALMYASNPEMMKRKLV, via the coding sequence ATGGATACAAAAAATATATTAGAACACGCGGCAGAGCTTCATGCCTCTGACTTATTTATCATCGCGGGACGTCCGCTCTCTTACCGGAAGGACGAACAGATCCTGGCGGAGGATGGACAGCGCCTGCTCCCGGAAGACACTTTCCAGATGATTCAGGATATCTATCGCCTGGCAGAGAACCGGGATATGGAGCGCCTGCATATCACCGGAGATGATGATTTCTCCTTCGCGCTTCCCGGTATCTGCCGCTTCCGAATCAATGCCTACAAACAGCGGGGATCCCTGGCTGCCGTGATCAGAATCATCAATTTTTCCCTTCCCACGCCGGAGGAAATGCATATTCCTTCCAACATCATCAGCCTGGGGCAGCTGAATAAAGGCCTTGTCCTGGTCACAGGACCTGCAGGCAGCGGAAAATCCACAACCCTGGCCTGCATCATTGACCACATCAATCACACGGCCGAAAAACACATCATCACCCTGGAAGACCCGCTGGAATATTTCCACCGGCATAACAAAAGCATCGTGAGTCAGCGTGAGATCAATACAGACACGGAAAACTACGTGACGGCTCTCCGAGCTGCCCTGCGGCAGAGCCCGGACGTCATCCTGCTTGGTGAAATGCGTGATTACGAAACCATCCAGACCGCCATGACCGCGGCTGAAACCGGCCACCTGGTATTCTCCACGCTTCACACCGTCGGCGCTGCCAACACAATCGACCGAATCATCGACGTCTTCCCCGCCAACCAGCAGCAGCAGATCGCTGTCCAGCTTTCCATGACGCTGCAGGCCGTTATCTCACAGCAATTCGTTCCGGATAAAGACGGACATAGTATGCCCGCCTTTGAATTCCTGACGGTCAATTCGGCTATCCGCAATATGATCCGGGACAACAAGGTTCCGCAGATTGACGGTATGCTGTATTCCGCATCCGGAAACAACAATATGTACTCCATGGACACCTGCCTGGCCGACTACTACAAACGCGGCATTATCTCAAAAGATACCGCTCTTATGTACGCCTCCAACCCGGAGATGATGAAAAGGAAGTTGGTATAA
- a CDS encoding signal peptidase I, with protein sequence MSQEKRQERRREKSQETRQKRRQEKSQDERAEKKNSKSRRRASICCSIAGTLILVAVILACVPLTLPRLAGYQVYNVISGSMEPALPIGSLVLVKPQDAAKVQEGDIIAFYSATDTGAIITHRVVENQVAAGRLVTKGDANEDKDINPVEYDQFLGKVMFSVPFLGMILQGAASTSGKVAAVCLIIIAVLLHSIAGLLKNRA encoded by the coding sequence ATGAGTCAAGAAAAGAGACAAGAAAGAAGACGCGAGAAGAGTCAGGAAACGAGACAAAAAAGAAGACAGGAGAAGAGCCAGGATGAGAGAGCGGAGAAGAAGAATTCCAAGAGTAGAAGAAGGGCCTCTATCTGCTGCAGTATAGCAGGGACGTTGATTTTGGTCGCTGTGATTCTGGCGTGTGTTCCTTTGACGCTTCCGCGTCTTGCGGGATATCAGGTGTACAACGTAATCAGCGGAAGTATGGAACCGGCACTTCCCATCGGGAGCCTCGTTTTGGTAAAACCGCAGGATGCAGCTAAAGTCCAGGAGGGGGATATCATCGCTTTCTACAGCGCGACGGATACCGGAGCAATCATTACGCATCGTGTCGTGGAGAATCAGGTTGCGGCAGGGCGTCTGGTCACCAAGGGAGATGCGAATGAGGATAAGGATATCAATCCGGTGGAGTATGATCAGTTCCTGGGAAAGGTGATGTTTTCGGTTCCTTTTCTTGGAATGATCCTTCAGGGAGCGGCTTCCACATCAGGGAAGGTCGCGGCAGTCTGTCTGATTATTATTGCAGTTCTTCTACATAGTATTGCCGGGCTTTTGAAAAACCGGGCATAG
- a CDS encoding PD-(D/E)XK nuclease family transposase produces the protein MTGRLKEYFPIIRERGEVLEEIGKRKDLEAVYESWTLEQREEFLDFCTGARGVKMLYDSFFKEILNPESTPERLEDLVSEVFGRRVRILQVLPNDSVRLADEGSLLITDIIAEMEDGSVINFEVQKIGYKFPGQRCACYSADMLLRQYKRVKSRKKKKFSYKDIRGVYTIVLFEKSTKEFQEYRDKYIHHFRQKSDTGLELPLLQEFYLIPLDIFKECYHNKGIRSRLDAWLAFLCMDTPEVIEEVIKAYPEFRELYEQVYEICRNIEEVMTMFSKELLELDRNTVQYMIDEMQDEIDEQKGTIDKQKGTIGKLTDIVDEQKGTIDKQKGTIGNLTNRVDAQKGTIDELQETIDALKKQIQELKQAE, from the coding sequence ATGACTGGAAGGCTAAAAGAATATTTCCCTATCATCCGCGAGCGAGGGGAAGTTTTGGAAGAGATTGGAAAACGGAAAGATTTGGAAGCGGTCTATGAGTCGTGGACTTTGGAGCAGAGAGAAGAGTTCCTGGATTTTTGTACGGGAGCCCGGGGAGTGAAGATGCTATATGACTCATTTTTTAAAGAGATCCTGAATCCGGAGAGTACGCCGGAACGGCTGGAGGATCTGGTCTCGGAGGTGTTTGGGAGAAGAGTGCGGATCCTGCAGGTTCTGCCCAATGATTCGGTGAGGCTGGCGGATGAAGGATCGCTGCTGATTACAGATATCATTGCGGAGATGGAAGACGGGTCTGTGATAAATTTTGAGGTGCAGAAGATAGGCTATAAGTTTCCCGGGCAGCGATGTGCATGCTATTCAGCAGATATGCTGCTTCGGCAGTATAAGAGAGTGAAGAGCCGGAAAAAGAAGAAATTTAGCTATAAGGACATCCGCGGAGTGTACACGATTGTTTTATTTGAGAAGAGTACGAAGGAGTTTCAGGAGTATAGAGACAAATATATACATCATTTCAGACAGAAATCGGATACAGGGCTCGAACTGCCGCTATTGCAGGAATTTTATCTGATTCCGCTTGACATTTTTAAGGAATGTTATCACAATAAGGGTATAAGAAGCAGGTTGGATGCATGGCTGGCGTTCTTGTGCATGGATACTCCGGAAGTGATAGAAGAGGTTATAAAGGCGTATCCGGAGTTTCGGGAGTTGTATGAGCAAGTGTATGAGATCTGCCGGAATATCGAAGAGGTGATGACGATGTTTTCGAAGGAATTGTTGGAACTGGACAGGAATACGGTGCAGTATATGATCGATGAGATGCAGGATGAGATAGATGAGCAGAAAGGGACGATTGACAAGCAAAAAGGGACCATCGGGAAACTGACGGATATAGTAGATGAGCAAAAGGGAACAATTGACAAGCAAAAAGGGACCATCGGGAATCTAACGAATAGAGTAGATGCACAAAAAGGAACTATAGACGAGTTGCAGGAAACAATCGATGCGTTAAAGAAACAGATCCAGGAACTGAAGCAGGCCGAGTAG
- a CDS encoding type II secretion system F family protein has product MTNQQNTKSLSHSEVASFCSQMAMILRAGISSLEGIAIMKEEATLPEDQKILTTIYDSLLETGLLTDALEASGVFPAYFLQMCHIGEQTGQLDKVMTSLSAFYEREAGIAASMRSAVTYPMVMLTMMLIVISVLLSRVLPIFQQVFNQLGAEMSWASRRLMALGNVLNRYGIVFILVILVLAVLVLYLTRSQKGQAYLITVSDRLPFSRKFSDLTASCRFAGGMSLLLSSGFSPEESINMAGKLSDGPRFQQKLKECLEKLESGEPLSDALIKSGIFTGIYGRMVLVAQKTGTLDEVMQDIAGRYEEELDGRLAGAMAVLEPTLVAILSVITGIILLSVMLPLLGILSGM; this is encoded by the coding sequence ATGACAAATCAACAAAACACAAAAAGCCTTTCCCATTCGGAGGTCGCTTCCTTCTGCAGCCAGATGGCAATGATCCTCCGAGCCGGGATTTCTTCTCTCGAGGGAATCGCTATCATGAAAGAAGAGGCCACCTTGCCGGAAGATCAGAAGATTCTCACGACTATCTACGACTCGCTGCTCGAGACCGGGCTGCTGACCGATGCACTCGAAGCTTCCGGCGTGTTCCCTGCATATTTTCTGCAAATGTGCCACATCGGCGAACAGACCGGACAGCTGGACAAAGTCATGACCTCTCTTTCCGCCTTCTATGAAAGAGAAGCCGGAATCGCCGCATCGATGCGCAGCGCCGTGACTTACCCCATGGTCATGCTGACCATGATGCTGATCGTGATCTCGGTCCTGCTCTCCAGGGTGCTGCCCATATTCCAGCAGGTATTTAATCAGCTGGGGGCAGAGATGAGCTGGGCGTCCCGGCGCCTGATGGCCCTCGGCAATGTACTTAATCGCTACGGAATTGTATTCATACTTGTAATCCTCGTTCTGGCGGTGCTTGTACTGTACCTGACCAGAAGCCAGAAGGGTCAGGCATATCTCATCACAGTCAGCGACCGCCTTCCTTTTTCCAGGAAATTTTCGGACCTGACCGCCTCCTGCCGTTTTGCGGGCGGAATGTCCCTTCTGCTCTCCAGCGGTTTTTCGCCGGAGGAGAGCATTAACATGGCAGGCAAGCTTTCCGACGGGCCACGGTTCCAGCAAAAGCTTAAGGAATGCCTGGAAAAGCTGGAATCAGGCGAGCCCTTGTCCGACGCCCTCATCAAATCCGGCATTTTCACCGGTATCTACGGACGGATGGTCCTCGTAGCCCAGAAAACCGGAACACTGGATGAGGTCATGCAGGACATCGCCGGACGCTACGAGGAAGAACTGGACGGCCGTCTGGCGGGCGCCATGGCTGTCCTCGAGCCGACTCTGGTCGCCATACTTTCCGTAATTACCGGAATCATCCTGCTGTCAGTCATGCTGCCGCTCCTTGGAATCCTGTCAGGAATGTAG
- a CDS encoding IclR family transcriptional regulator, with product MENRKDTPGKVSAVAKAFRILDCFTPIQTELSLAQLSKMLGIPKSTLLNQIRTLEEAGFLIRLRDGQAYSLGYKIMELSYCAYSAIPVIQGAIPIMENLMHATSETVYLTSHLGGRVFYMECVYPTRQAISYSVTGKTVPMHCTASGKAMLSYMSRDEVDTIIKEHGLPQITKNTITNYNQLLSELELSKERGYAIDLEEESLGVKCLAMAIRNNNGAVAGAISISGSIISMRDEQIPCYADQLARACNLLSQYAPLFPALRSEG from the coding sequence ATGGAAAACAGGAAAGATACACCGGGAAAAGTTTCTGCCGTTGCAAAAGCCTTTAGAATACTTGATTGTTTTACACCGATCCAAACAGAACTTTCTCTGGCACAGCTAAGTAAGATGCTGGGAATTCCCAAGAGCACTTTGTTGAATCAAATCAGAACATTAGAAGAAGCCGGCTTTCTTATCCGGCTCCGTGACGGACAGGCATATTCACTTGGATATAAGATTATGGAATTAAGTTACTGTGCATACTCTGCAATACCCGTGATCCAGGGCGCCATCCCGATCATGGAAAACCTGATGCACGCAACAAGCGAAACTGTGTATCTTACTTCACATCTTGGCGGAAGAGTTTTTTATATGGAATGTGTATACCCAACACGGCAGGCAATTTCTTATTCTGTTACAGGAAAAACCGTGCCGATGCACTGTACCGCTTCAGGAAAGGCCATGTTAAGCTACATGAGCCGTGATGAGGTTGATACTATCATAAAAGAGCATGGCCTTCCCCAAATAACTAAAAATACCATCACTAACTATAACCAATTACTTTCTGAACTGGAGTTGTCAAAGGAGCGCGGCTACGCAATTGATCTGGAAGAGGAATCCCTGGGCGTGAAATGTCTTGCTATGGCGATTCGAAATAATAATGGAGCTGTCGCCGGCGCTATAAGCATATCCGGTTCTATCATCTCAATGCGGGATGAACAAATACCATGTTACGCGGACCAGCTGGCAAGAGCCTGTAATCTTCTTTCGCAGTATGCTCCTCTATTTCCTGCACTGAGATCAGAAGGTTAA
- a CDS encoding transglutaminase-like domain-containing protein, translated as MHRRLNGPFLTCMFLLTLLLCGCGNQKSPPPADHSSQDKANASSEIAAKAADSESSSEGQWDNTPKVLVPATDGAVTFQEGGLEIDASHTENGYIMSRYTGSADKVKFFVITPDDVRYTYDLPASESYAVLPLTGGEGTYTLDVREHVQDKLYSNLFKQTIDVKLKDEFQPFLYPNQYTWFTSDTRAVAKASELADGASNTLDVITAIYDYVITNVAYDDEKARTVQSGYLPNVDDTLDTGKGICFDYAALMTAMLRSQGIPTKLEIGYSGEIYHAWISTYSTETGWINDIIQFDGKSWALMDPTLGATNDASDLRDYIGDGTNYTVKYSR; from the coding sequence ATGCACAGGCGCCTGAACGGTCCGTTTCTGACCTGCATGTTTCTGCTTACTCTGCTTTTGTGCGGCTGTGGCAATCAGAAGAGCCCTCCCCCGGCTGATCATTCCAGTCAGGACAAGGCGAATGCCTCTTCCGAAATTGCTGCTAAAGCTGCCGATTCCGAATCCTCCTCCGAAGGCCAGTGGGACAATACTCCCAAAGTACTGGTCCCAGCCACTGACGGTGCAGTGACCTTTCAGGAGGGCGGACTGGAAATAGATGCTTCCCATACGGAAAATGGATATATCATGTCGCGGTACACAGGTTCTGCTGACAAGGTCAAATTCTTTGTCATCACGCCTGACGATGTACGCTATACCTACGATCTGCCCGCTTCTGAGAGCTATGCGGTTCTTCCGCTGACGGGTGGAGAAGGTACCTACACGCTGGACGTAAGGGAACATGTGCAGGACAAGCTATATTCCAACCTTTTTAAGCAGACAATCGACGTAAAGCTGAAAGACGAATTTCAGCCTTTCTTATACCCGAACCAGTACACCTGGTTCACTTCCGACACCAGAGCCGTCGCGAAAGCATCCGAGCTTGCTGACGGTGCGTCCAACACTCTGGATGTCATTACAGCCATTTACGATTACGTGATCACAAACGTCGCCTATGACGATGAGAAGGCCCGCACCGTACAGAGCGGTTATCTTCCCAACGTGGACGATACTCTGGATACCGGCAAAGGGATCTGCTTCGATTACGCCGCCCTGATGACAGCGATGCTCCGCTCCCAGGGCATTCCCACCAAGCTGGAGATCGGCTATTCCGGGGAGATCTACCACGCCTGGATCAGCACCTACAGCACCGAAACCGGCTGGATCAACGACATCATCCAGTTTGACGGAAAGAGTTGGGCTTTGATGGACCCAACGCTGGGTGCCACCAACGACGCCTCCGACCTGCGCGATTACATCGGAGACGGAACGAATTATACTGTAAAATACTCCCGTTAA
- a CDS encoding DUF4860 domain-containing protein — MKEKEKDHVTELLFTIALFCVFLISAIFVIVIGANVYRNAQKASDANYGRRTSLSYITEKIRQSDENGGISIGEMDDGTPALLITANYQGTAYTTYIYSSEGEMRELFVRNDTSADPQDGTGLIQDITLSFEDLGNSLLKITVTDKEGASSSVLAHPSSAGEGGNS, encoded by the coding sequence ATGAAAGAAAAAGAAAAAGACCATGTTACAGAGCTTTTATTTACAATTGCCCTGTTCTGCGTTTTTTTAATCTCTGCCATATTTGTGATCGTGATCGGAGCAAACGTTTACCGAAACGCCCAAAAGGCTTCCGACGCCAACTACGGGCGACGTACCTCCCTTTCCTACATCACGGAGAAAATCCGCCAGAGCGATGAAAACGGCGGAATCTCCATCGGTGAGATGGACGACGGAACTCCCGCGCTTCTGATCACCGCTAACTATCAGGGTACCGCCTATACCACCTATATCTACTCCAGCGAAGGGGAAATGCGGGAGCTGTTTGTCCGAAACGACACCTCCGCCGACCCCCAGGACGGTACCGGTCTGATTCAGGACATCACCCTCTCTTTCGAGGACCTGGGTAATTCCTTGCTTAAGATCACCGTAACGGACAAAGAAGGAGCTTCCTCCTCTGTCTTGGCTCACCCCTCAAGCGCTGGGGAAGGAGGGAATTCATGA